In Camelus bactrianus isolate YW-2024 breed Bactrian camel chromosome 10, ASM4877302v1, whole genome shotgun sequence, a genomic segment contains:
- the LOC123619564 gene encoding LOW QUALITY PROTEIN: isocitrate dehydrogenase [NAD] subunit gamma, mitochondrial-like (The sequence of the model RefSeq protein was modified relative to this genomic sequence to represent the inferred CDS: inserted 1 base in 1 codon; deleted 1 base in 1 codon), protein MIMALKMLAAARCSLKAMFAPTILGHSWEIFLGHETSLRSFSFQCSIPPPANYGGRHTVTMIPGDGIEPELTLHVKNMFRHACVPADFEEMRIHSTSPEEDVHNAIMAVRRNHIALKGNIETDYNLPPSHTSQNSMFRGSLDLYTKVTHFKSLPGVETQHKNIDILVVWENTEGEYSNLEHESVKGVIGSLKIITEARSLHIAENAFQLAQEMGGKKVMAVHKANIMKLGDGLFLQCCRQMTSRYLQLTFEGMIVDYTTMQLVSWPQQFDVMVMPSLYGNTVSSVCTGLVGREGLVPSANYGHICAVFETASRQSGKKTLANKNMANPTDMLLASCIMLDYLKLHSCATSICTTVLASMENKDIQTPDTGGQGTTLDXIQNTINHISAASLTVSALEAELCSKIFPVAHFTSLYTLRSPSQLG, encoded by the exons atgatcatgGCACTGAAGATGCTGGCAGCTGCCAGGTGCTCTTTGAAGGCCATGTTCGCACCAACTATTCTTGGCCATTCTTGGGAGATTTTCCTTGGCCATGAGACATCACTGAGGAGCTTCAGTTTTCAATGCAGCATTCCTCCACCAGCCAACTATGGTGGGCGGCACACTGTGACCATGATTCCTGGGGACGGCATCGAGCCTGAA TTAACGCTGCACGTCAAGAATATGTTCAGACATGCCTGTGTGCCTGCGGACTTCGAGGAGATGCGGATTCACTCCACTTCTCCTGAAGAGGACGTTCATAATGCCATCATGGCAGTCCGCCGAAACCACATAGCCTTGAAGGGCAACATTGAAACTGACTACAACCTGCCACCATCCCACACGTCCCAAAACAGTATGTTTCGTGGTTCTCTGGATCTCTACACCAAAGTCACCCATTTTAAGAGTCTGCCAGGTGTGGAGACCCAGCACAAGAACATAGACATCTTAGTTGTTTGGGAAAACACGGAGGGTGAATACAGCAACCTGGAGCATGAGAGTGTGAAAGGAGTGATAGGGAGCCTGAAGATCATTACTGAGGCCAGGTCTTTGCACATTGCTGAGAATGCCTTCCAGCTGGCCCAGGAGATGGGGGGCAAGAAAGTGATGGCTGTGCACAAGGCCAACATCATGAAACTAGGAGACGGGCTCTTCCTCCAGTGCTGTAGGCAGATGACATCCCGCTATCTTCAGCTCACCTTTGAGGGCATGATTGTGGATTATACCACCATGCAGCTGGTATCGTGGCCCCAGCAGTTTGATGTCATGGTGATGCCCAGTCTTTATGGCAACACTGTCAGTAGTGTCTGCACAGGGTTGGTTGGGAGAGAAGGCCTGGTACCTAGTGCCAACTATGGCCACATATGTGCAGTGTTTGAAACAGCCTCAAGGCAATCAGGCAAGAAGACACTAGCCAACAAGAATATGGCCAACCCTACTGACATGCTGCTGGCAAGTTGTATCATGCTGGATTACCTCAAGCTCCATTCCTGTGCCACCTCCATTTGTACTACAGTCTTGGCATCCATGGAGAACAAAGACATCCAAACTCCAGACACTGGAGGCCAAGGTACCACATTGG GCATACAAAATACCATAAACCACATCAGTGCTGCCAGTTTAACGGTCAGTGCCTTGGAGGCTGAGCTCTGCTCCAAAATCTTCCCTGTTGCACACTTTACCTCGCTCTACACACTCAGAAGCCCCAGCCAGCTTGGCTGA